The segment AAATATGAAATCTTCACTTGCCAGCAGCCACCTCAAACtgcaagaaagaagaagaacaagattGTGAACAAGAGCAGGTTTAGTGCTGAACAAATTAAGTCACTAGAATCCTCATTTGAATCAGAGACAAGGCTCGAGCCTAGGAAGAAGGTGCAACTGGCACGAGAGCTTGGGCTGCAACCTCGCCAGATTGCCATATGGTTTCAGAACAGAAGGGCTAGATGGAAGTCAAAACAGATAGAGAATGAATACAAAACACTCAAAGATAATTATGACAATTTAGCATCCCAGTTTGAGTCcttaaagaaagagaaacaatccTTGCTCATACAGGTactgtattttttaaaatatatattattatgttatgAGAAGGCATTAATTCCCATATGTTCAAGTAGTCAACAGAAATATACTaaggatattacaaattttatcacATAATTCTTTCAAACTGATATGTGGCATCAATCGCATTCGTTGTCACGACAAGTTGTAAACTTTTTGTAGTAAAACTGATggtagttttgaaaaattttccatGCCATAAACATGAGCGTCTTGTTTGATTTTGCCAACAGTTGCAAATCCTAGGTGATATGCTGGGAAAAACTCATGGTGGGAATGAAGACAGCAAGGGTTTGGAAGGAAATAGTGCAGTTTGTACATCAAATAATGTAAATACCAATAGTGAGACTAAAGCAAAGCTGAATTGCTTTCAGGAGGGAATGGAAGGCAGTGCAGTCATGTGTCCACATGAAGATAAGACTGGCATTCGAAACTTTGAGGAGGAAGGACAAGGACTTCTGAACGTGACAGAACATGTACATGTTCCTTTTGCATCACTTGAAAAATGGTACACTTATGATTCATGTGGTCTGCTTGATCAGTTATGTAGTAGTTCATACTAGCTAAACTTTTGGACTAAGAAAAATGCACCTAGTTTACAAATTTTGGATATTTGTTTACCAATTGGACCTTCGAAAGGACCAGAGGAGAGAGGGAATGGTGAAGTGGATGGCTCTAAGTACATTCAGAATAGTCCATCAAGCATCCATATAGTAGATTAAAGGAATGCTACAGAGCTCAAGACAACTGAAGCAAGCAAAGGAATGGTCACCTAGAGATTTGTTCAGGCATGTTTGCCCgtgtgagtgtgagtgtgtGCATGTGTTGTGAGGCAAAGACTGCGACC is part of the Quercus robur chromosome 9, dhQueRobu3.1, whole genome shotgun sequence genome and harbors:
- the LOC126699586 gene encoding homeobox-leucine zipper protein ATHB-7-like isoform X1 — protein: MEGREYMYSPAVPEGKYEIFTCQQPPQTARKKKNKIVNKSRFSAEQIKSLESSFESETRLEPRKKVQLARELGLQPRQIAIWFQNRRARWKSKQIENEYKTLKDNYDNLASQFESLKKEKQSLLIQLQILGDMLGKTHGGNEDSKGLEGNSAVCTSNNVNTNSETKAKLNCFQEGMEGSAVMCPHEDKTGIRNFEEEGQGLLNVTEHVHVPFASLEKWYTYDSCGLLDQLCSSSY
- the LOC126699586 gene encoding homeobox-leucine zipper protein ATHB-7-like isoform X2, whose amino-acid sequence is MEGREYMYSPAVPEGKYEIFTCQQPPQTARKKKNKIVNKSRFSAEQIKSLESSFESETRLEPRKKVQLARELGLQPRQIAIWFQNRRARWKSKQIENEYKTLKDNYDNLASQFESLKKEKQSLLIQEGMEGSAVMCPHEDKTGIRNFEEEGQGLLNVTEHVHVPFASLEKWYTYDSCGLLDQLCSSSY